In Musa acuminata AAA Group cultivar baxijiao chromosome BXJ3-9, Cavendish_Baxijiao_AAA, whole genome shotgun sequence, a single genomic region encodes these proteins:
- the LOC135649366 gene encoding probable LRR receptor-like serine/threonine-protein kinase At2g23950 translates to MAPNLKTSSCSVFHPLLPVGHTYQNTPSAVCSLSAAPMASKCFFSNLFVLFFSFCNVAFSFEPLNMEVEALIAIRSELHDPHGVLSNWDEDSVDPCSWAMITCSPENLVIGLGAPSQNLSGTLSGRIANLTNLQQVLLQNNNISGELPPELGLLPKLQSLDLSNNGFSGSVPASLGHLTSLRYLRLNNNSLSGSFPESLSRIPQLSFLDLSCNNLSGPVPLFPTRTFNIVGNPLICGNRRTEECSRTAIPSSLPFLLDSSAQKRSKAKKLGIAMGASVGGSSLLLLLALVLFLCRRKRQKNQWILGLGDREKEEGAVMVGLGNLRRFTLRELRAATENFSGRNVLGKGGFGHVYRGRLADGTVVAVKRLRADAVGSGNGEAQFRTEVEMISLAVHRNLLRLLGYCAASCERLLVYPFMPNGSVAARLRGKPPLDWSTRKRIALGAARGLLYLHEQCDPKIIHRDVKAANVLLDDCCEAVVGDFGLAKLLDHGDSHVTTAVRGTVGHIAPEYLSTGQSSDKTDVFGFGILLLELISGRRVLEFGKGPNQNQKGAMLDWVRKVYQERKLDLLVDRDLGSSYDRIEVAEMVQVALLCTQYLPSHRPKMSEVVRMLEGDGLADKWEASNRPLVQVNAPNSDAHSDSNGFFVLNNDDDDGSGDGNSDGDAGSGDIDMVEEMELSGPR, encoded by the exons ATGGCACCGAACCTCAAGACCTCATCATGCTCCGTCTTCCATCCACTTCTCCCTGTTGGTCACACATATCAAAACACCCCCTCAGCTGTTTGTTCTCTCTCCGCTGCTCCCATGGCTTCCAAGTGCTTCTTCTCAAATCTCTTCGTCTTGTTCTTCTCCTTCTGCAATGTTGCCTTCTCCTTTGAGCCACTTAACATGGAAG TGGAGGCTCTGATAGCTATTAGAAGCGAACTGCATGACCCACATGGGGTTCTGAGCAATTGGGACGAAGACTCCGTGGATCCCTGCAGCTGGGCGATGATCACTTGTTCCCCAGAGAATCTTGTTATTGGCCT GGGAGCACCGAGCCAGAATCTATCAGGAACGCTCTCTGGGAGGATAGCGAACCTCACCAATCTCCAGCAAGT ATTGCTACAGAACAACAACATATCAGGTGAGCTGCCACCAGAGCTTGGACTTCTCCCAAAGCTCCAGTCCTTGGACCTCTCCAACAATGGCTTCTCCGGCAGCGTCCCCGCGTCCTTGGGCCACCTCACCAGCCTCCGATATCT GAGACTCAACAACAACAGCTTGTCTGGGTCCTTCCCCGAGTCGCTGTCAAGAATTCCACAGCTCTCTTTCTT GGACTTGTCTTGCAACAATCTCAGCGGGCCGGTTCCTCTATTCCCGACCAGAACTTTCAA CATCGTGGGCAATCCTCTGATATGTGGAAACCGGAGGACGGAGGAGTGCTCGCGAACGGCCATCCCCAGCTCTCTTCCTTTCCTGTTAGATTCATCGGCTCAGA AGAGATCGAAGGCCAAGAAGCTCGGCATTGCGATGGGTGCCAGCGTCGGTGGCTCGTCGCTCTTGCTCCTTCTCGCGTTGGTGCTCTTCCTTTGCCGCCGAAAGCGGCAGAAGAACCAATGGATCCTCGGCCTCGGTG ACAGGGAAAAGGAGGAGGGTGCGGTGATGGTGGGGCTGGGGAACCTGCGGCGGTTCACACTGCGGGAGCTGCGGGCGGCGACGGAGAACTTCAGCGGGCGCAACGTGCTTGGGAAGGGCGGGTTCGGGCACGTGTACAGGGGGCGGCTGGCCGACGGCACAGTGGTGGCGGTGAAGCGGCTCCGGGCGGACGCCGTCGGCTCTGGCAATGGTGAGGCGCAGTTCCGTACGGAGGTGGAGATGATCAGCCTCGCCGTCCACCGcaacctcctccgcctcctcggctACTGCGCCGCCTCCTGCGAGCGCCTCCTCGTCTACCCCTTCATGCCCAACGGCAGCGTCGCCGCCCGCCTCCGCG GTAAGCCTCCGTTGGACTGGAGCACGAGGAAGCGGATCGCGCTAGGCGCGGCCAGGGGCCTCCTGTACCTGCACGAGCAGTGCGACCCCAAGATCATCCACCGGGACGTCAAGGCCGCCAACGTGCTGCTCGACGACTGCTGCGAGGCCGTGGTGGGCGACTTCGGCCTCGCGAAGCTCCTCGACCACGGGGACTCCCACGTCACCACCGCCGTCCGCGGCACCGTCGGCCACATCGCCCCCGAGTACCTCTCCACCGGCCAGTCATCGGACAAGACCGACGTCTTCGGTTTCGGCATCCTCCTTCTCGAGCTCATCTCCGGCCGCCGCGTGCTCGAGTTCGGCAAGGGGCCCAATCAGAACCAGAAGGGCGCCATGCTTGATTGG GTGAGGAAGGTGTACCAAGAGAGGAAGCTCGATCTTCTAGTGGACCGGGATCTCGGCAGCAGCTACGACCGGATCGAGGTGGCGGAGATGGTGCAGGTGGCGCTCTTGTGCACCCAGTACCTCCCCTCCCACCGCCCGAAGATGTCAGAGGTGGTGAGGATGCTCGAAGGCGACGGGCTCGCCGACAAGTGGGAGGCTTCCAACAGGCCACTGGTGCAAGTCAATGCCCCCAACTCCGACGCTCATTCCGATTCCAACGGATTCTTCGTGCTCaacaacgacgacgacgatggtAGTGGTGATGGCAACAGCGACGGTGATGCTGGTTCGGGGGATATCGACATGGTCGAAGAAATGGAGTTATCTGGTCCCAGGTAG